TCACACATATCTTatcgtataattgaaaaaattattctaaaatatttatatatttaaaaattatgtaaattattttttgttctTATGATCCTCGATTGTTTTTAACATTCAAAAAACTAATTTATCATAATTCGATGATTTTATCTTAGATTTCTTTTGATGAactttttttcattattttaaaaatatttaataaaaaattattttttatatttataaatattttttcttgtaTATCGTGTATAAACAATATGTGagtattaaatattattatataagaaagatatttaaaaatttataagtaaaacaattttttaaatatcaaataatattaattttaactatcaaatccatttttttaaataacattagCCAAACACTACtataaaattctaaattcatggatttcaaattcaaatacaatTCCAATTTGAAATCGAATTCCGAAcctcatttttaattatttcaaacatagtGTAAGGGGTAACCGCAACCCTAAATTTCTAAACTCAACTTGTGCAATTTATAAACTTCTCTGCACTATCCTAAACCGCAAAAAGCCAACTTTTTTTGGATCACACTAATTATCACAACACACTATCCTACACTTTTTATTCACTATCtatgtttaaaatcttaatttatataacataatataaataatttcataTTTATAAACGCTTTAtgatctttaatattttttcattaatatataattattattgttaCAAAATTAAGACTTACAAAAACATAATTATATAAAGAAATAAAACACAACATAATTAAAACAttcataattaataataaaaaccaGTATAATTAATCGCATTCGTACATAATATTTGACtagtttaaaattctagttcTGATAGAACTATATATATTATTGGCTCCACAACTGAGAATACAAACAGCCTGAGCATCCTTTGTTGCCTCATACGCGACCAGGGGCGGAGACACTGCATTTTTCACCCGGGCTGgtccataatttttttaaaaaatttatatgtaaatttttttataattttggataaatttgatattagtttgagtagatcaatttaaaatattaaaggatTTTATAGTTGAAAATTATAGCCCGGGTAGAATCGGATTCCTGGCTCTGCCACTGTACGCGACGGAAGATTTCTTGATTGACGTGGGGCTCATCGGCGGGCATGGAGGGGATGATCCAAATCAAATTTGTCCATGGAAAGGTCTGATCTCTAGATTTTGGTCCTTGGTGACCTCGGGATCGTATATGCTCAATTGAGGCCTTGTCTCCTAATAGACCTTTGCAGCTGGAGTCTCTCTTGTATCCTTCTTGAAGGCGAAACCCAAGATCGCTATTTTCTTGTTGGCAACTGTGTTGAACATGGATGAAACTATGCGTTGACAAATCGGGTCTTTTGATAGTCGCTAATCTTAATAACTTGTTTCCAATATTCTTCAACCTCGGGGAGACCATTGCACTCACGGATGTAAACTAGGTTGAGGATATCTTTCTGGAAGCATGAGCCCCCCAAGCCAACAGTAAAGTTGAGATGCTTGGGACCAATTCTTGAGTCTTTACCGATAGCTAAGCAACTAATTGGGTAACATCTGCTCCAGTAGCTAGCCTCACAGAGAGCAGAAAAGGAGACTGTCGGGAAGACAATAATACCCATATGTACATGTCAAATGTCAAGATTGTCGTGATTTATGTAGTTGAATGTTTAGTTACTAGACAAAAGTTCGATTCTCCGAGCTAATACCCTCCCGGACGAGTTTGTCACTACAGAATTTGTTCGTTGCGTTAGTTTCAAGTTTATGCTCTTTAATATAATGTCTTAATTTCGTGCATGCAAAGTACAAAGTCAGGCACATTTTCTATATTGAAGAGTAGCTTTGGAAATTTTTttagaagacgtgttggttgGCAAGATTTCAAATTGGTATATTCAAGCATGTAATAAaagagtattttttttaaaaaaaaattatatcttattattatattttttgttatctaaatttcgacccaaatcaattttttttttttgattgattttaaaaaccgattcaaaaCACCATCGACTAAAATCCAATTCAAACTGCGGTGTTTGGTTCGGTATTTCGTTTCAGatattgattatttttaataatttcttGCATGTTTTTTATACTTATTATCATACATACCTCAAAAGTCGTTGTCACGACGCTTCAATTTAGTGTTCGTGAGTATCGAATCATAATTAATttagaaatatatattaatCAAATTTGGctaataaatttaaagaaaccTAACTTAATGAAACATAAATgattaatgttaaaaaaaaaatcaagattaTTATGATATGTATCTTACATTTTTGAGCTAaaagtttaagaaaatttaccaTGTACAAAACAACCTTAATaatttaggcaaaaacttgtgtgagacggtctcacgagtcgtattttgtgagacagatctcttatttgagtaatctatttaaaagtattactttttatgctaagagtattaatttttattgtgaatatcgatagggttgacccgtctcacggataaatattcgtgagaccgtctaaaGACCTACTCTAATATTTGTATatcttttcaaatatttgattctttcttgatttaaatattataatacaAAACTTTTGTGATGTTAATTTGTGATTAGAAGACAATATTAAATCATTAAACAAAATACGAAAAGGAGTGTATATGTTCGTACTGATTTCATTTGATagttatattaaaattatatttcatttgatagttaaattatttataaattgaaTTAATATTCATTTGTATGTAATTAttacattaaaaatatttaattattttactcTTATGATTTCTGATTTCCACATCGCCTCGTAATTGATTTTCACATTTATAAACTGCATCTTCTCGAATCCGCGAAAATCGACGGTTTAAAATCGCCCAAATATTCAGCCAATAAATCCAACGCTCCTAAACTCAGCGCCACTCTACTAGCCGTTATGTGCAAGAGGATCTCCGCGCTCACGCtgtaaaccctaaaccaaatcAACACACAGTGTTGAAATTCCTCTGGATTTTGAAATGTATTCGAGTTTAAATTCTTTGGGAGCAATTATTATCCCAAAAGAAACTGACAATTTGAATTCATCGAGATTTAATGAAGCATGTAAATACTCggagaatttgaatccgaatgTATCGAGAGCTATATTGAAGCTGTCTAACTCGTCGTCGATCAAGTTTGGGAATAGTGCATAAATTTCTGATTCCAGTAACCCTGATTGTATCACGGTGGATCAGCCTTTGGTGGAGAAGAAGATCGCGAAGATGAATTCGTGTTGCAAGGAAATGAATTCTTCGAAAGAAACTGCTTTTTGCAGAAAATCTAAGGGGAGTGGAAATGGGTGTCTGAGGGCTTGTCACGAGGACTCGTTTAACTGTGATGTTGTTGCGGGATGGGAGGAATTAGAGAGGCAATGTGAATTGTCTCGGATGAACGGCGAAAATGAGGATTACACAGAGAAGAACAGAGTGAATTCTGAGAACGATTTGAATAGGTGTAGGGATAGGCTATGGGGAGAAGCGAGAGGTAGTGTACCAGAGCTGGGATCAGGGAGGGTGATGCATTTGGTGAAGGCGTTTGAAGAACTTCTTTCAATTCACAAATTGAGGGATTCTGAGGAAGAAGTACAGGAGGTGGAAAATACACCGCAACAGCCTCTGAAGGTTTGTGAAATGCAGGACTCTTCTCTCTTTCCATCAGAATTTTTCATCTCATTGAAGAGCTTAGATCTGCATTCACGACGATCTTGCTCATTGGACAGCAGCCAAGAGAGGTTGGTATGGTCACAGAAACTTAGTTGGATTCGATGATTGTTTTCTAGACGAAACAAATTATCAAGTTTCGGGTCTGAAGAGATTTTCTGTTTTTCAAATTGCAGCCTTTTAACTAAAACTTCTGCTGGCTGCAGAAGAAGCTGGCTAAGCGTGAGAGCTATCCACCAAAACTTATCCTCTGTTAGAATAATGGTTTTTCTTTTAGGTGTCTCATCCATTTTTCCATTTCTGTAGAGCCCCGAATCCATTGAAATGTTTTCTAGACCACATCGGAGGAGGAAGCCTAGAACAACTTCTCCAAAGCCTTTCATGCTCCAAACTGAGGTTCGTGTTTCAAGATTTTTAAGCATGCCCATGATGTGAAGTTCAGTTGGTGGTCATTTAGTGACAGTCTGGAGTATTTTTTTGCACATAGTGCAGTTTTTTATGATTGATTAACCCGTACATTCCAATTATCAATGATAAGCATCAGGCAAAACTTTAGCCCTTCTATTCTTTGTTAATCATGTTACTCTCTGTCGAACTGCtaataataatttgaaaattgCTCTACATGCAGGAAAGAGGAAAAATCAAAGAGAAAGAATTCATGAAGAAATTGCAACAGATGATGAAGGAAGAGGAGAAGTTGCGGATGCCAACCACTCAAGGTCTTCCTTGGACAACAGAGGAACCAGAGGTAACTCATATGGACTTTCTTCTTGGTTTCACATGTCTTCATGACTTTTTTCATGATAACTATGTAAAGTATTATGCCTTAACATAACGTCTAAATATTTGTTAATATTGGTCATATTGTCAAGTGATCGTGGATAAAATTTCCCTGATTTCATGTCAGTTTGCAGTTTTCTTTTCACTATTGTAAGGGGTAAATTCTGAACCTTAATGGCATATTTGAAAAGAAGTTGATTCACCGGATTTTTTTGCACCTCAGTGTGTGGTGAAGCCTCCAGCCAAAGAGAATACAACTAtgtgaattatattttttttcacaCGTCTTCTTGACTTTTTTCATGATAAACATGTGAAGTATTATGCCTTAACATAGCGTCTAAAGATTTGTTAACTATTGGTCATCTTGGCAAGTGATCGTGGCTAAAATTTCCTAGATTTCATGTCAGTTTGCAGTTTTCTTTTTTACTCCTGTAAGGGTAAATTTTGAACCTTAATGGCATATTGGAAAAGAAGTTGATTCACTGGATTTTTTTGTACCTCAGTGTGTGGTGAAGCCTCCAGCCAAAGAGAATACAAGACCTGTTGATTTGGTACTGCATAGTGATACTAGGGCAGTGCAGCGTGCTGGATTCGATCATAAGGTACAATCTTCACATATCGAACATACTCTGCTGCCTTCCTTTTCACTAAGATACATATATGAGTCCAATGGTACGTGGCATTGGGACCAGAAAACTTGCTATTGGTGTCAATATGAGCTATTTCAGTgtagttttaatttaaaatcacaACCTCGGTAGTCAGACTTATGTCTTACAACTTTGCTTAACGAATGGGAAATTTGTCTATACATTTCAAACCAGAGTGGACTCATTGAAATGaaataagcttaaaaataagCAAATGATTTCTCTAAATAAGTATGTTTTCACCCATTTTCAGGCTTCAGCTATATCTATATCCTTAGGGGTTTAGCAATACTAGGTTTTTATCTCTGATACAACTGGCGCTGTTTCGTAGATGGCCAAGAAAATTAGCCTACTTGAGCACTACCGGATGGAAAGAGAGAAACAGCAGAAGGTAACTAAAACTGCAGCAATCAACTTTGACAACACAATGTTAATATTTTCAGATTACGAATTTCACTTGCAGCTAACAGAAGAAGACGAGATCCGGAGACTAAGGAGAGAACTCGTTCCGAAAGCTCTACCCATGCCATATTTCAATAGGCCTTTCGTACCCAAAAGGTAAACtgcattaatttaaaaaaattctcatCCGACGCGCTCCCATCGAAACTGCTATTTAAACTCAAGCTAGATGTAACACAATGAGAAGCTATCTTTGGATTTCGCAGGTCTGCCAAGCACCCTACTATACCAAGAGAACCAAAGTTCCAGATTCCTTTATACAAGATGAAGTCTCTCAAATCTTTGGATAGCTTCTGTTTACACCAGTGAATGGCAAAAATCCagattttattcttatttttattcagaTTAAAATTGCCAAAGGAAAgaaattttgattatataaagaACTAACGTACACACAATTCTTATTGATCCTTTCTCGATTTCTTACACTCCCATGCGTCGAGTTTGACTCAATTATCAAGAAAAATCTCATCAACTTATTCTTCCATATGATTCAAATCTTCTTAATCTCTTCAATTTCCTTTAATCAAATGgacaaaatcttgaaaattcttGTGAGAGCTACCCCCTTCCACACACAATCCAAAGCCTTTTTCTGAAGCTCAAAAGCCCTTCTCTTCATTATTCATCACTCAGAAGCTGCTCCACCTTATTCTTAATCTCTTCCTGTTTAATTATcccactttcatctttatccAGTCTCAATCCAACCCTCCAG
This sequence is a window from Primulina tabacum isolate GXHZ01 chromosome 17, ASM2559414v2, whole genome shotgun sequence. Protein-coding genes within it:
- the LOC142531360 gene encoding microtubule-destabilizing protein 60-like isoform X2, translated to MNSCCKEMNSSKETAFCRKSKGSGNGCLRACHEDSFNCDVVAGWEELERQCELSRMNGENEDYTEKNRVNSENDLNRCRDRLWGEARGSVPELGSGRVMHLVKAFEELLSIHKLRDSEEEVQEVENTPQQPLKVCEMQDSSLFPSEFFISLKSLDLHSRRSCSLDSSQESLLTKTSAGCRRSWLSSPESIEMFSRPHRRRKPRTTSPKPFMLQTEERGKIKEKEFMKKLQQMMKEEEKLRMPTTQGLPWTTEEPECVVKPPAKENTRPVDLVLHSDTRAVQRAGFDHKMAKKISLLEHYRMEREKQQKLTEEDEIRRLRRELVPKALPMPYFNRPFVPKRSAKHPTIPREPKFQIPLYKMKSLKSLDSFCLHQ
- the LOC142531360 gene encoding microtubule-destabilizing protein 60-like isoform X1; the encoded protein is MNSCCKEMNSSKETAFCRKSKGSGNGCLRACHEDSFNCDVVAGWEELERQCELSRMNGENEDYTEKNRVNSENDLNRCRDRLWGEARGSVPELGSGRVMHLVKAFEELLSIHKLRDSEEEVQEVENTPQQPLKVCEMQDSSLFPSEFFISLKSLDLHSRRSCSLDSSQESLLTKTSAGCRRSWLSSPESIEMFSRPHRRRKPRTTSPKPFMLQTEERGKIKEKEFMKKLQQMMKEEEKLRMPTTQGLPWTTEEPECVVKPPAKENTRPVDLVLHSDTRAVQRAGFDHKMAKKISLLEHYRMEREKQQKVTKTAAINFDNTMLIFSDYEFHLQLTEEDEIRRLRRELVPKALPMPYFNRPFVPKRSAKHPTIPREPKFQIPLYKMKSLKSLDSFCLHQ